The following proteins are encoded in a genomic region of Synechococcus sp. CBW1002:
- the cobT gene encoding nicotinate mononucleotide-dependent phosphoribosyltransferase CobT has translation MIRRLAGEPGVAQGWLERFSVNCRATEVLLLLAATETAAVPGISAAGATPASRRSTAAADAELLRLGPAAHRPHALPPLPAGVSPALIGHVVLQTLGMDPLVVDLGCPVRPAVPHVRLPGACGPAACLSSGRAMERRRVEQLLELGRSWGRRLGSRPLVIAECVPGGTTTAQAVLTGLGVAAEGLVSGSLHQPAHALKTHLVAQGLARAGLGQGPSDPVSVLAAVGDPMQPLAAGLLLGLLEDAGQVGQGLGEASPSHPAHPPVLLAGGSQMAAVLAIALALTPADQRGRLVGRVALGTTAWVAAEADSDLQELLSRIGARWQVQPLAFATDLRFHNCRQRALQDYEHGYVKEGVGAGGLAMLWSLSGGRLEDLAAACDQACGLLLGEGGL, from the coding sequence GTGATCCGTCGCCTGGCGGGCGAGCCCGGCGTTGCCCAGGGCTGGCTGGAGCGGTTCTCGGTGAACTGCCGGGCCACCGAGGTGCTGCTGCTGCTGGCCGCCACCGAGACGGCAGCAGTGCCGGGTATCTCCGCCGCCGGTGCCACTCCCGCCTCCCGGCGAAGCACAGCCGCGGCGGATGCGGAGCTGCTGCGGCTCGGCCCCGCCGCACACCGTCCCCATGCCCTGCCGCCGCTGCCGGCCGGCGTCAGTCCGGCCCTGATCGGCCATGTGGTGCTGCAGACGCTGGGCATGGATCCGCTGGTGGTCGACCTGGGCTGTCCGGTGAGGCCGGCGGTTCCGCATGTGCGTCTGCCAGGGGCCTGCGGCCCGGCGGCCTGTCTGAGCAGCGGCCGCGCCATGGAGCGGCGGCGCGTGGAGCAGCTGCTGGAGCTGGGCCGGAGCTGGGGCCGACGGCTGGGGAGCCGGCCACTGGTGATCGCCGAATGCGTGCCTGGCGGCACCACCACGGCCCAGGCGGTGCTGACGGGGCTGGGGGTGGCCGCTGAAGGCCTGGTGAGCGGCAGCCTGCACCAGCCTGCCCATGCGCTCAAGACACATCTGGTCGCCCAGGGACTGGCCCGTGCCGGACTGGGGCAAGGGCCGAGCGATCCGGTGAGCGTTCTGGCTGCGGTGGGAGATCCAATGCAGCCGCTGGCGGCGGGCCTGCTGCTGGGGCTGCTGGAGGACGCGGGGCAGGTGGGGCAGGGCCTGGGCGAGGCATCCCCATCCCATCCAGCCCATCCTCCGGTGCTCCTGGCCGGAGGCAGCCAGATGGCGGCTGTGCTGGCCATCGCCCTGGCGCTCACACCGGCCGATCAGCGCGGCCGCCTGGTGGGCCGGGTGGCCCTGGGCACCACCGCCTGGGTGGCGGCAGAGGCCGACAGCGATCTGCAGGAGCTTCTGAGCCGGATCGGGGCGCGATGGCAGGTGCAACCCCTGGCCTTCGCCACAGATCTGCGCTTCCACAACTGCCGCCAGCGCGCCCTGCAGGACTACGAGCACGGCTACGTCAAGGAAGGGGTGGGGGCCGGCGGCCTGGCCATGCTTTGGTCGCTGAGCGGCGGCCGTCTGGAGGATCTGGCGGCCGCCTGCGACCAGGCCTGTGGCCTTCTGCTTGGGGAGGGGGGCCTTTAG
- a CDS encoding IS5 family transposase: protein MRGQRERSGSLFSYVSIEDRIPAGHPLRRIRKLADQALDRLNPTFCDLYAAEGRPSVPPEQLLLASLLQAFYGIRSERLLLEQLHYNLLFRWFVGLSPDDPIWHPTTFTKNRERLLNEQVMGKFLEKLMGAPEVKPLLSDEHFSVDGTLLQAWASHASLERIDGQDDPPPPPSGPGEGFGAPKPGKKRAKGDFRGIKLSNKTHRSGSDPDALLARKSNAHPAQPSYRGHVLMDNRHALIVDCKVTQATGTGERDAAKAMAADRPGAHQKTIGADKHYDTRGFVAEMRRIGVTPHVVQNTARSGGSAIDGRTTRHVGYAKSIHARRGIEKVFGWIKQWGGLRQFKLRGTEKVSAVFGLNVIAYNLIRLGNLLKPAMAAA, encoded by the coding sequence ATGCGAGGTCAACGGGAGCGCAGCGGCTCCCTGTTCTCCTACGTGTCGATTGAGGATCGGATCCCGGCCGGCCATCCGCTGCGGCGGATCCGCAAGCTGGCCGATCAGGCCCTCGATCGCCTCAATCCCACCTTCTGTGATCTGTACGCCGCAGAAGGCCGGCCATCAGTGCCGCCGGAGCAACTGCTGCTGGCCTCGTTGCTGCAGGCGTTCTACGGCATCCGCTCGGAGCGGTTGCTGCTCGAGCAGCTCCACTACAACCTGCTGTTCCGCTGGTTTGTGGGGCTGAGCCCAGATGATCCGATCTGGCATCCCACCACATTCACAAAAAACCGGGAGCGGCTGCTGAACGAGCAGGTGATGGGGAAGTTCCTGGAGAAGCTGATGGGTGCTCCGGAGGTCAAGCCGCTGCTCAGTGACGAGCACTTCTCCGTCGATGGCACCTTGCTGCAGGCCTGGGCCTCCCATGCCTCACTGGAGCGGATCGATGGGCAGGACGATCCGCCGCCACCGCCGTCAGGCCCTGGCGAGGGTTTTGGCGCTCCAAAGCCCGGCAAGAAGCGAGCGAAAGGGGATTTCCGAGGCATCAAGCTCAGCAACAAGACCCACCGCTCCGGCAGTGATCCCGACGCCTTGCTGGCCCGGAAATCCAACGCCCACCCGGCTCAACCGAGCTACCGGGGTCATGTGCTCATGGACAACCGCCATGCCCTGATCGTCGATTGCAAGGTCACGCAAGCCACGGGCACCGGGGAGCGGGATGCCGCCAAAGCCATGGCCGCGGATCGTCCCGGTGCCCACCAGAAAACCATCGGTGCCGACAAGCACTACGACACCAGGGGCTTTGTCGCCGAGATGCGCCGCATCGGCGTGACGCCGCACGTGGTGCAGAACACCGCCCGATCTGGTGGTTCCGCCATCGATGGCCGCACCACCCGCCACGTGGGCTACGCCAAGTCGATCCATGCCCGCCGCGGCATCGAGAAGGTGTTTGGCTGGATCAAACAGTGGGGAGGTCTGCGCCAGTTCAAGCTGCGCGGCACCGAGAAGGTGAGTGCGGTGTTCGGCCTGAATGTGATCGCCTACAACCTGATCCGCCTGGGCAACCTGCTCAAACCGGCGATGGCGGCGGCGTGA
- a CDS encoding twin-arginine translocation pathway signal, which translates to MLQEAGRGARTLAASSLLAPLLASCQRGDRPLLLAGRGELPAAWLKQLHDPWRSQLLEDPAAVVNGLSKAALVQLTDGWATSLPPSRWQPLAAPALLARLTPEAALVSRLFQAEGAPALAYPWAFTPWVLVLRSRPDLAARSREGWSLLFDPSLRDKLVLPSSPRLVMQLAAGGPEAVTVDLDRLRELRRQALAHDDRDGLNLLLAGDAEAAVLPAQRLIPLLRRDPRLRILLPASGAPLAWNLLLRPAGHPVAPPLEWLAAILEPPLLQSLLTAGWVPPLPRAALEPLLAKLPRPMAELLLPPPELLRRCWSLPPLDVRQRLMLQNLWDAAAP; encoded by the coding sequence GTGTTGCAGGAAGCAGGCAGGGGCGCCCGCACCCTGGCGGCGAGCTCGCTTCTGGCACCGCTGCTGGCCTCCTGCCAGCGGGGAGATAGACCGCTCCTGCTCGCCGGCCGCGGCGAGCTGCCCGCCGCCTGGTTGAAGCAGCTGCATGATCCCTGGCGCTCGCAGCTGCTGGAGGATCCCGCCGCCGTGGTCAACGGCCTCTCCAAAGCGGCCCTGGTGCAGCTGACCGATGGCTGGGCCACCAGCCTGCCCCCCTCCCGCTGGCAGCCCCTGGCGGCTCCAGCCCTGCTGGCCCGGCTCACACCGGAAGCGGCCCTCGTGAGTCGCCTGTTCCAGGCGGAAGGGGCACCGGCCCTGGCCTATCCCTGGGCCTTCACCCCCTGGGTGCTGGTGCTGCGCAGCCGGCCCGATCTGGCGGCCCGCAGCCGCGAGGGCTGGTCGCTTCTGTTCGATCCCAGCCTGCGGGACAAGCTGGTGCTCCCCTCCAGCCCGCGGCTGGTGATGCAGCTGGCGGCGGGCGGGCCGGAGGCCGTCACCGTGGATCTGGATCGGCTGCGGGAGCTGCGTCGTCAGGCCCTCGCCCACGACGACCGCGACGGCCTCAACCTGCTGCTGGCGGGGGATGCCGAGGCGGCGGTGCTGCCCGCCCAGCGGCTGATTCCCCTGCTGCGCCGCGATCCACGGCTGCGGATCCTGCTGCCGGCCAGCGGCGCGCCGCTGGCCTGGAACCTGCTGCTGCGCCCCGCCGGCCATCCGGTGGCGCCGCCACTGGAATGGCTTGCGGCGATTCTCGAGCCGCCGCTGCTGCAGAGTCTGCTCACCGCCGGCTGGGTGCCGCCGCTGCCCCGAGCGGCCCTGGAGCCCCTGCTGGCCAAGCTGCCGCGCCCGATGGCCGAGCTGCTGCTGCCACCGCCGGAGCTGCTGCGCCGCTGCTGGTCCTTGCCGCCCCTGGATGTCCGCCAGAGGCTGATGCTGCAGAACCTCTGGGACGCGGCAGCCCCCTAA